The proteins below come from a single Aegilops tauschii subsp. strangulata cultivar AL8/78 chromosome 6, Aet v6.0, whole genome shotgun sequence genomic window:
- the LOC109787311 gene encoding uncharacterized protein isoform X4, protein MAAAGDDAPAGLFSGVWSRLHAAASVWRRRGQASRDGEGEEEESTVRSRLARRAAAARRVGRKLAFVSFNLEVLVFVYAFWRARRRSLTWRQPIQVLPVLAVPALATLIYAAFVRFTRMLDLKDNRTLERLQEDKHQADGEPRESVDLKDKETLERLQEDKQRTECEPREFDRNNQNNVQSCDDVDDASNSLVGTDSAAQTAKLMKHRQSSIKHRDDGGADMAWGHSKDFQPAPSGGLRMRRLSSSKTYMTSSSFVERSVEKTQETPSVSAHLDQHVHVPISTEDTISYPFDDCRSMHAQPADTPQELSEGDGDEEGFDGIWDIVETRSNSSKENPISPVGSHNNFYDGDDSRSPASSPDDFVAHNSLNDFSPDLSGLVLPASETLKMLPPESVREEALLDPHKSEVLHMYSLSPKESPSPYAVNDKKLPISPDMGTYSELLGEGVEETESSMFRIPEESMPPFISEEVLLCPPAVSNIEHCLGTPEFSLCGQETERVEVVGSASFTNDSPELIFLSSPELVVESAEDAIEKELCELNTKEENAILISMEEEPLQDPLIVSTNTSEQCLETSDASLCIQDGNAREVTGIINFVTANPELMHSASPELLAEGDDDLKEDKASDLHLLEQNGLPLNIEKQPILDSLVADTAEDVEITEVRDVVKEGLFESEGEETFSHRMLVAASSNGDSNTENLITDSIGVQFIPNGDINDALEGGQEAFSEPLYHGTHHSEGMFLSSGDINNDEVYSLTPMESPTSYAVNDKELPIIPDVEIYPEFSVCGQETEKMEVAGSVSFMNVSPELSFSSSPELVVEGAEDTIEKELCESNRKEDNGIFINMEEEALQDPLTVSASTVEQCLETSDVSLRIQDANPKLMYPPSPEVLGEYNEEFKEDQTSDSHILEQNGLPFNFEKEPILDSPVADTAEDVEITGVHYVVKEGFSESEGEEAFNYQKLAVTDSEDDSDTQNLIIDSMPVKFIPNSDLNEVLEGGQEAFSQPLRQSTRHSEGMFLSSAEINNDEVYSSNSNSYANVVEDAAPSEGLSKFEDEMSIASLDTPICLDEVKSAAIVDIDIVSPKLSLQPELHDVGVEENELSKFHVPEEIRTPFNLEEQVLLSPVAVNNTEYCRETQEFSLYNQESEEREVVESVSYIKVSPESSLLSSPEFVGEGGEDAREKETRELNTNEENETLINLEEEPLQAAPVVSTTDQCLETSEFSLSSEVPKTTDVPDIVSFVTTSPELNYSASSELLSEGDRDLHEDETSDLHLHEQKALAFNLEEPFLDPLVVDTAEDALVTSELLIRSEEVKMTEVHGVVEEVFSESEDEAAFDHRNLFLASPADDSSAQNLTSNSTSAQVIPDTSVKEASQAGQPALLESPHESTCHSEGAFLSSGEVNHDEVKVEAPFAGQEGLPKSEDEIALTSLETSILLDEVTTAENLTANSGPSQSIPDSNGFQSLHDQEQAPSETLQDVNFLIEGSHTSSDEGINSEIFSLYSRSSSCVSEINMLESLRSGTSSEPENDRGLSFDERNRVIFHNLHSTENYTNNPATAESILETNMIETLNIADETTAGSPHEVSSNFLDSFVAPDVINGMTQSDQHLDLSSSSFAPVVDAFETLQSGQVFSEPQLENDVTFEQTQMSPKEVDDAENYFTNTIDDPQDSERTSTVALEDEDDLTLHKAYMSPEDISEVKNSLADDYASDLPHMPENHCFSEKVSPDSQDPLSSEENLVHPEGLKTENDLDGVKSSLYSTEANLAEPCGIAHEGTQQQDETMLGFEEANSEDHCDNSGSLDIPDVTVAESLQAAERSSSEILYDGMFSFEGTLISLDGDDNAEDFPNNSGSAMHTAQTDTTSLPGLQEGSFKPEDENAVNSISPYEVDTEESSSSNRVFLKDKEPKDGESEDMKEAAKDLDDDHEVSSTPSDAALNLYLLC, encoded by the exons ATGGCCGCCGCCGGCGACGACGCGCCCGCGGGGCTCTTCTCCGGCGTCTGGTCCCGCCTCCACGCCGCGGCCTCCGTCTGGCGCCGCCGGGGCCAGGCCTCCCGCGACggcgagggggaggaggaggagtccaCCGTGCGGTCGCGCCTGGCgaggcgggccgcggcggcgcggcgggtcGGACGGAAGCTCGCCTTCGTCTCCTTCAACCTCGAG GTGCTGGTATTCGTTTACGCGTTCTGGAGGGCGAGGAGGCGGAGTCTGACCTGGAGGCAGCCCATCCAGGTGCTGCCCGTGCTCGCGGTCCCTGCTCTCGCCACGCTCATCTACGCCGCCTTCGTCCGCTTCACCAGAATGC TTGACCTCAAGGACAATAGAACGCTTGAAAGACTTCAAGAGGACAAGCATCAAGCTGATGGTGAACCAAGGGAGTCAGTTGACCTCAAGGACAAGGAAACGCTTGAAAGACTTCAAGAGGACAAGCAGCGAACTGAGTGTGAACCAAGGGAGTTTGACCGGAACAACCAAAACAATGTCCAG AGCTGTGATGATGTGGACGATGCTAGTAATTCTCTGGTTGGAACTGATTCAGCGGCACAAACTGCTAAGCTTATGAAACATCGCCAGTCGAGCATTAAGCATAGAGATGATGGTGGAGCAGATATGGCTTGGGGTCATAGCAAGGACTTCCAGCCAGCACCCTCGGGTGGACTAAGGATGAGAAGACTGTCAAGTTCAAAAACATACATGACCAGCAGCAGTTTTGTAGAAAGAAGTGTGGAAAAGACTCAGGAAACACCATCTGTCTCTGCACATTTAGATCAGCATGTCCATGTCCCTATTTCCACTGAAGATACTATTTCGTATCCTTTCGATGATTGCCGCAGCATGCATGCTCAACCTGCAGATACCCCTCAAGAATTGTCTGAAGGAGATGGTGACGAAGAAGGGTTTGATGGAATATGGGACATTGTGGAAACTCGTTCCAATTCCAGCAAGGAGAATCCCATATCTCCAGTTGgttctcataataatttttatgACGGAGACGATTCACGCTCCCCTGCATCTTCACCAGACGACTTTGTTGCTCATAATAGCTTAAATGACTTCAGCCCTGACTTGTCTGGTCTGGTACTACCTGCATCAGAAACCTTGAAAATGTTGCCTCCAGAAAGTGTCAGGGAGGAAGCATTGCTTGATCCGCACAAGTCAGAAGTGTTGCATATGTATTCTTTGAGTCCAAAGGAGAGCCCTAGTCCGTATGCAGTCAATGATAAGAAGTTGCCAATCAGTCCTGACATGGGGACCTATTCAGAGTTGCTTGGTGAGGGAGTCGAGGAGACAGAATCGTCCATGTTCCGTATACCAGAGGAAAGTATGCCGCCCTTCATCTCAGAGGAGGTTTTACTGTGCCCACCTGCAGTCAGTAATATCGAACATTGCTTGGGGACTCCAGAGTTCTCTTTGTGCGGTCAAGAGACTGAAAGAGTTGAAGTTGTTGGAAGTGCCAGCTTTACTAATGACAGTCCTGAGTTAATCTTCTTATCCTCTCCAGAGTTAGTTGTGGAGAGTGCTGAGGATGCCATTGAGAAAGAATTATGTGAATTAAACACAAAGGAGGAGAATGCTATTCTCATCAGTATGGAGGAGGAACCTTTGCAAGATCCACTCATAGTCAGTACTAATACTAGTGAACAATGCTTGGAAACTTCAGATGCCTCTTTATGCATTCAAGATGGCAATGCGAGGGAAGTTACTGGAATTATAAACTTTGTTACAGCCAATCCTGAATTAATGCACTCAGCATCTCCAGAGTTACTTGCAGAAGGTGacgatgacttaaaggaggataaAGCATCTGACTTGCACTTATTGGAGCAGAACGGCCTACCTTTAAACATCGAAAAGCAACCTATTCTGGATTCACTTGTAGCTGATACGGCCGAGGACGTTGAGATAACAGAAGTTCGTGATGTTGTCAAGGAAGGTTTGTTTGAATCAGAAGGCGAGGAAACATTTAGTCATCGGATGCTTGTTGCAGCTTCTTCAAATGGTGATAGTAACACTGAAAATTTGATAACTGACTCAATTGGTGTTCAATTTATTCCAAACGGCGACATAAATGATGCCCTTGAAGGTGGCCAGGAAGCATTTTCTGAGCCACTATACCATGGCACTCACCATTCTGAAGGAATGTTCTTATCTTCAGGGGACATCAATAATGACGAAGTCTATTCTTTGACTCCAATGGAGAGCCCTACTTCGTATGCAGTCAATGACAAGGAACTACCGATCATTCCTGATGTGGAGATCTATCCAGAGTTCTCTGTATGCGGTCAAGAGACTGAGAAAATGGAAGTTGCTGGAAGTGTCAGCTTTATGAATGTCAGTCCTGAGTTGAGCTTCTCATCTTCTCCGGAGTTAGTTGTGGAGGGTGCTGAGGATACCATCGAGAAAGAATTATGTGAATCAAACAGAAAGGAGGACAACGGTATATTCATCAATATGGAGGAGGAAGCTTTGCAAGACCCACTTACAGTCAGTGCCAGTACTGTCGAACAATGCTTGGAAACTTCAGATGTCTCTTTACGCATTCAAGATGCCAATCCTAAATTGATGTACCCACCATCTCCAGAGGTACTTGGAGAATATAATGAAGAATTCAAGGAGGATCAAACGTCTGACTCGCACATACTGGAGCAGAATGGCCTACCTTTTAATTTTGAAAAGGAACCTATTCTGGATTCACCTGTAGCTGATACTGCCGAGGACGTCGAGATAACAGGGGTTCATTATGTTGTCAAGGAAGGTTTTTCTGAGTCAGAAGGCGAGGAAGCATTTAACTATCAAAAGCTTGCTGTCACAGATTCGGAGGATGATAGTGACACTCAAAATTTGATTATTGATTCAATGCCAGTGAAATTCATTCCAAACAGCGACCTAAATGAAGTTCTTGAAGGTGGCCAGGAAGCATTTTCTCAGCCACTACGCCAAAGCACTCGCCATTCTGAAGGAATGTTCTTATCTTCAGCGGAGATCAATAATGATGAAGTCTATTCAAGCAACTCAAATTCATATGCTAATGTGGTGGAAGATGCTGCACCCTCTGAAGGACTTTCTAAGTTTGAAGATGAAATGTCTATTGCCTCTTTGGATACTCCCATCTGCCTGGATGAGGTTAAAAGTGCAGCTATTGTTGACATTGATATAGTCAGTCCTAAACTGAGCCTTCAACCAGAGCTGCATGATGTGGGAGTTGAGGAGAATGAATTGTCCAAGTTCCATGTACCAGAGGAAATCAGAACACCCTTCAATTTGGAGGAGCAAGTTTTGCTATCCCCAGTTGCGGTCAATAATACTGAATACTGCAGGGAGACTCAGGAGTTCTCTTTGTACAATCAAGAGAGTGAGGAAAGGGAAGTTGTTGAAAGTGTCAGCTATATTAAGGTCAGTCCTGAGTCGAGCCTCTTATCCTCTCCAGAGTTTGTTGGAGAGGGTGGTGAGGATGCTAGGGAGAAAGAAACACGCGAATTAAACACAAATGAGGAGAATGAGACACTCATCAATTTGGAGGAGGAACCTTTGCAAGCTGCGCCTGTGGTCAGTACTACTGATCAGTGCTTGGAAACATCAGAGTTTTCTTTATCTAGTGAAGTTCCCAAGACAACGGATGTTCCGGATATTGTTAGCTTTGTTACAACCAGTCCTGAATTAAACTACTCTGCATCTTCAGAGTTACTTTCAGAGGGGGACAGGGACTTACACGAGGATGAAACGTCCGACTTGCACTTACATGAGCAGAAGGCCCTAGCTTTTAATTTGGAGGAGCCTTTTCTGGATCCACTTGTAGTTGATACTGCTGAAGATGCGTTAGTTACATCAGAACTTTTGATACGTAGTGAAGAGGTTAAGATGACAGAAGTTCATGGAGTTGTCGAGGAAGTTTTCTCTGAATCAGAAGACGAGGCAGCGTTTGATCATCGAAACCTTTTTCTTGCCTCTCCAGCTGATGATAGTTCCGCCCAAAATTTGACAAGTAATTCAACATCTGCCCAGGTAATTCCAGACACGAGTGTAAAGGAAGCTTCTCAAGCTGGTCAGCCAGCATTGCTTGAGTCACCACACGAAAGCACTTGTCATTCTGAAGGAGCATTCTTATCTTCAGGTGAGGTCAATCATGATGAAGTGAAAGTCGAAGCACCATTTGCTGGTCAGGAAGGACTTCCTAAGTCTGAAGATGAAATAGCTTTGACTTCTCTAGAGACTTCCATCTTGCTCGATGAGGTTACAACTGCAGAAAATTTGACGGCCAACTCTGGACCTTCTCAGTCTATCCCAGACAGCAACGGTTTTCAATCTCTTCACGACCAGGAACAAGCTCCATCTGAAACACTACAGGACGTTAATTTTCTTATCGAGGGAAGTCACACATCCTCAGATGAGGGCATAAACTCTGAAATATTTTCGCTCTATTCCAGGTCATCTTCATGTGTTTCAGAGATCAACATGCTGGAATCTCTCAGAAGTGGAACATCTTCTGAACCAGAAAATGATCGTGGTTTAAGCTTTGATGAGAGGAACCGTGTGATATTTCACAACCTGCACAGTACAGAAAATTACACAAACAATCCAGCGACTGCTGAATCTATCCTGGAGACCAACATGATTGAAACTCTTAATATTGCTGATGAAACAACTGCTGGTTCACCGCACGAAGTTTCTTCAAACTTTCTGGACTCTTTTGTAGCTCCAGATGTAATCAATGGCATGACACAATCAGATCAACACTTGGACTTATCATCCTCTTCATTTGCTCCAGTGGTTGATGCATTTGAAACATTGCAAAGTGGTCAGGTTTTTTCTGAGCCTCAACTTGAAAATGATGTTACGTTTGAGCAGACCCAAATGTCCCCTAAGGAGGTTGACGATGCTGAAAACTATTTCACCAATACAATTGATGATCCTCAAGATAGTGAGAGAACATCAACTGTAGCTTTGGAAGATGAAGATGATTTAACTCTTCATAAGGCTTACATGTCTCCTGAAGATATCAGCGAAGTCAAAAATTCTTTGGCTGATGATTATGCTTCAGATCTTCCTCACATGCCAGAGAACCACTGCTTCAGCGAAAAAGTATCACCTGACTCTCAGGACCCCTTAAGTTCTGAGGAGAATTTGGTTCATCCAGAGGGTTTGAAAACTGAAAATGATTTAGACGGTGTAAAGTCATCCTTGTATTCTACAGAGGCCAACTTGGCTGAACCTTGTGGCATTGCTCACGAAGGAACTCAGCAACAAGATGAAACCATGTTGGGTTTTGAGGAAGCCAATTCTGAAGATCACTGTGACAATTCAGGGTCCCTAGATATTCCAGATGTCACTGTGGCGGAGAGTCTTCAAGCCGCAGAGAGATCGTCATCTGAGATACTTTACGATGGCATGTTCAGTTTCGAGGGGACGTTAATATCTCTAGATGGTGATGACAATGCTGAGGATTTTCCTAACAATTCaggttctgctatgcatactgcACAGACCGATACAACAAGTCTCCCTGGTCTTCAAGAAGGGTCTTTCAAGCCAGAAGATGAAAATGCAGTTAATTCTATCTCCCCGTACGAGGTTGATACTGAAGAATCAAGTAGCTCAAATCGTG TTTTCCTCAAGGATAAGGAACCAAAAGACGGTGAATCTGAGGACATGAAAGAGGCTGCCAAAGATTTGGACGACGACCATGAGGTGAGTAGCACTCCCTCAGATGCTGCTTTGAACTTGTATCTTCTTTGTTGA